The Scomber japonicus isolate fScoJap1 chromosome 12, fScoJap1.pri, whole genome shotgun sequence sequence TGTTCTAACAGATCTAACACTGTCAATTTTAacttgagtctttttttttcctatttacaTTTCAAAGGTTAAACAAATTTCAGAGTGCAAATTTTAAAGTGACTAGTTATGATATTAAAAGCTGTTATTCTTGATGGTTTATAGTTATCGCCTTAACGAAGCTGTTTTTCATATATTAGGAGTTTTACGGTAAAactttgataataaaaaaacctTGAACTTCACTAAATGTTCTAGTTCAACTCAGCAAAGTTAACCAGAAACTCATCCAGATAACAGATACTGGTTCATCTTTCTCATTTTACGCTGAGTCAGCATTTACGTCAGCATACgcatcaaaacaaacaacacacagtaTCAAGTAGAAATAGTGGCTTTATATTTTAATCCCTCACTACTGCAGTAGCCAAAATAAAAAGGTGCTGAAACAGACTTCCTACATTTAAAGGCATCACACCTAAAGccttcaaataaacatttttattcttaaaacCTTGGATTTAGTGGTTTAATTGTAGTTTATAATGGAAAAGTAATTCACACCAAGGTTTTTGTAGTGACCTCTGATCTCTGGAAGTAGATTTAAGAGTTCAGAAAACACACTGACTCATATGCATTTCCATTTTTGATCTTTTATCCAGGTGTCGAACTTCACTCGGCAAACTTGTGGAGTCACCGAACTGTGTGTTGAGACTCCAGATGACTGTGATCCTGCTGGAAACACAACCTGCCTGTTTGCAGCTATCAACGCCAGCACACCAATGGCTCCCAATGGCACCGATCTGACCGTCAAACTCAGCGGAGAGTCCATGGGATACATCGCACTGGGACTCACCGTGAACTCATCAGTGGTAAGAGACACACTCCTCCAAAAGGGCTTTGAAAACCAGACATACTGCTTTCCCCAAATGAAGCAGTCCAGCCTCATAAAtgcaaaattattattttgactTTCCCAGCTGAAAAATTCCCAGCAGGAAGTTGTTCCTTTATCAGCTGATAAATGCAAATACCTTATGACGTAGGTCTCCTGATAGGCTTCCATATGTTTACAGGTAATGATAAACTCCTGTTAAAACATCACCTATTGTTAGTCCGTGTCCGAGGCGCCAAGCAAAATAAACCTGACTcttgttatttattaatttactgGCACATTATGACTTAGGATTGTGGCTCAGAGTTGATAAGGTTTATGATTCACTAGGAGGGAAATGTATCACTTAAATTGAAAgtgtctaaaaatgttttttgtttttatggatGGAGGGTGTGTAGCTGTACAGGTTGTAAAGTCTCCTGAGGCTTGTTTGCTCATATTGGCCTATCCAAACAAGCTTGACTAGACAAAACGTTGGCGTTCCCAGGAAAGAACATGGAGTTGAAATACCTGTCTTTGtgtgcacttaaaaaaaaacccactggcttattacttttttaatatcTTGAGTCACACAATCCTACTTTTCTCATTGTGTAACCTGCTATGTGGATATCATGCATGAAGACATTGGGTCATCACATTTTCAGCGACAgtaaacatgacattttaaaaaattaaggTGACtataacaaacacaaatcaaacctcttaacccttacatactgttcctttattttttttacatctgagGGCATCCCCATACTGTATTAGACTGACATTTGATGTCTTCTCCTAATGAGGTCCAGAATATAACAAAAAGCAAAGATTTCAACTTGTAGAGTGTTAGATGCATATTTATCCAAAATTTCCAATCAATAATAACCACAACATAATTTTGTGTAGTTTTCTCATAAAAACCCCTCTCTGccctctgaaagcttcattaatgaTTGATCATGGTTATCTGTGACTGAGGTATTtctgaatgatttgtggttcagaaggTTGTCATAGAAACCAATTAAGAGGAAATAGTTGAGAGTTGGATTGATACTAGCAGCAGCAGATGACAAACCATATATCCTCAACCATATATTCCTCCATTAAAACAAACTCTTGTGATGACTTTGGACATCAAGTTATAGTTTCTTGTAAACTTTTTGCCATGCATTGTGCTCAGGTTATTTTACTTTTTGGATATGACCACAATGACTAACATTTTACCACCAACTGATTCACTTGTAGGACATTATACATTTCAATCTGCTTAGCAACAAAGCTTTTTACTTATAAATGTATCAGACAATCCTGTAAGTTTATTACAGGGTTTGGTTTTCAATATAATGTAAAGCCAAGGAAATGAAGCTCTGACTAACAGTGGAAAGAATGGCAGAATATCTGAGACTTGTGTTGTATTAAGCGTATTGTGAAACCTTTATGATGCAAACAAGGAAGTagaggcaggaaaaaaaacacaatagcaCCAGAAATGTAACGTGTGATAAACTCATCACCAGTATACAAAGACACTTTGTCCTGCTGGAATTTGCCGTTGTCTTCACCTTCAGGGAAGCCACCTCATTCTTTCATaactccttctctccttctctccacaGGGCAACACCATGCTTTTCATCTGTGCTCAAAACAGCTCAAGCAATGGGACGTTCTTCTTCCGCACAATGCAGAGAAACAACGTCAACACTACCGATGCACCTACTCCATTAGAGAAGGTGAGGCCTTCACTTCACTGTCatataaactatttatttcaatcttcacacataaaaaaaagtgtttagaGGCTCAACAGAAACTTTTTAGTGTGTCCGTATTGAATGGATACTGATATCAATCAACTGGCAGCTCCTTTAACTTTGAGATACAAATTAAAGCCCAACATTAAAGTATTTAGTTACGGTGTTTGGCTGTCGAACCTCTTTTGGGGGTATGGACTCGATTCTACAAGCAGATATTCCCTCATCTGGTATTTTAATGGGTAGCACTGTAATTTAGACATGTAAAATCTTCCATAGAAGCTCATTTTAGTAGATACCTACCCAGATAGCAAACAGCTGGCTTGGATCCAGCCTCCACACCCAACATTGCATGCACTTTCATGCAGCCCACATGCACATACCACATGAAATGATGCCACTTGGGCGGTAAAGCTCTTGTTTCCCAAAAGCAAAGTCACAAGTCAGCCAAATATCAACAAAGAAAAACCAGACTAACCAGAAGTGGCTGACGTTTTGATGAATACAAAAACCTGAGAGAACTgaatttacatttcatttgggATATTTGAgccatatttaatttaatatacaATTCATCACATCCATTTCTTCTGGGCTAAAAGAGGAAGGCAATTAGTGCCGCATCATTGCCTGAAATGGGTAGTAACCGCTGTGAAGGTTGTaacataattaatcattttcaaaCCTTCAGTGATCCCATATAACCTGTTAGGATGGATTTGCATTAGTTACTCACTGTATGTTGgtccttttctttgtctttggaGATTATCAAATGTTTCTAGggtaatgttgtaatgtaaaTTGAAGTGAAACACCTGTTTAAGTGCTGATGATAAGAAGCTCACACTTCACAGCTGGCTGCTCAACAGGAACATTCACAGGATGTCCAGGAAGATGTTTGCACAAGTTAACCTGTGACTATAACATGATAAcctataataaatacataaatcttTTTCCATTTCAATAATCAAACAAACACTAATCTTTTCAAAAGGTTTATGACTTGTATCAGAAGGGAACACACAAATTGATAGCCAGTGGTGGAGTTTCAGATCCTTTGCTGATGTAAAAGTAGAAATActatcattaaaaataagtaaaactTGCAacacttaagtaaaagtacatacatgttatcagcaaaatgtacttaaattataccacaaaaataacatttctttaaaaatatatctatttTAAGTACTGTGTTTTCACACCATGCTGAGATGTGCAGGCCTGGATGGTAAATTAACTTCACAAAGACACAACAGTGAttaacagtcatttaaattCTATTTTTCTCACTTAATTTCATTGCTATATATTACTGTATTCTACTAGATTTATTCATAACTTATTCTTCATCGCTGTATCTAAACTTAAATGTCACTTTCTTCTCCAGACAGTGACAGAAATCCGAGGCTCAGTGACAGACAACATGATCCGCTGTGAGTTCAACATCCCGGACATTAACGCCACCACCTCCAGGTCCAGCCACGCTACCACCTTCACCATCCTGCTCGGGAAAGGAAGCTTTGATGGAAGTAA is a genomic window containing:
- the LOC128369106 gene encoding putative ferric-chelate reductase 1 encodes the protein MERVLILLVAAFMAYMAPGIQGTAHLSFANNTTQVSNFTRQTCGVTELCVETPDDCDPAGNTTCLFAAINASTPMAPNGTDLTVKLSGESMGYIALGLTVNSSVGNTMLFICAQNSSSNGTFFFRTMQRNNVNTTDAPTPLEKTVTEIRGSVTDNMIRCEFNIPDINATTSRSSHATTFTILLGKGSFDGNTLGVFNVSLDSGPLNLRDPTSNVVNATTAPTGRAPTLAANAVLLLLSVLSLSIML